The following proteins are encoded in a genomic region of alpha proteobacterium U9-1i:
- a CDS encoding glucose-6-phosphate isomerase, protein MNAIDFPSWSQVEAEAARLKRETLLDLFAADATRVETLTFKAPHLIADFSKQRVDQAALAALEALARDADFDGWRAKLFGGETVNNTEGRAAKHWALRMADAPGTGDDEVSAVLHKMHDFAHEVVDHGGIDAVIHLGIGGSDLGPRVVLDALKAYRRPSLQVRFAANVDGADVADAIEGLDPRRTLLIVVSKTFTTQETLANAEFVRAWGPARIAGCTAAPKKAVEWGVAESDVFPFWDWVGGRYSLWSSVSLVCELALGHGAFHGLLRGAAGMDAHFRHTPFAQNVPGLSAALQMWNREALGHDSYAMIPYLERLRLLPAYLQQLEMESNGKRVSRDGAALARSACGVTWGAAGTNAQHSFFQLLHQGVQEIPVEFIVNAGSHEGPHSHRAKMFANALAQTRALMVGKSADAARAEMRAKGMSDAEADRLAPHRAFPGNRASTLMAIDALTPEALGALLAFYEHRTFAQAVLAGINPFDQWGVELGKEMANALLPALEGGAAPEVDASTAAWLKRLG, encoded by the coding sequence ATGAACGCCATTGATTTTCCGAGCTGGTCCCAAGTCGAAGCAGAAGCCGCGCGGCTGAAGCGCGAGACGCTGCTTGATCTTTTCGCAGCCGATGCGACGCGCGTTGAAACGCTGACGTTCAAGGCGCCGCATCTGATCGCGGACTTTTCCAAGCAACGCGTCGACCAAGCCGCGCTCGCCGCACTCGAAGCCCTCGCGCGCGACGCGGATTTCGACGGCTGGCGCGCGAAATTGTTCGGCGGCGAAACTGTGAACAATACAGAAGGCCGCGCCGCCAAGCATTGGGCGCTGCGCATGGCCGATGCGCCGGGAACCGGTGACGACGAGGTGAGCGCGGTTCTGCATAAAATGCACGATTTCGCGCACGAGGTTGTCGATCATGGCGGCATCGATGCCGTGATCCACCTTGGCATTGGCGGTTCCGATCTCGGCCCGCGCGTCGTGCTCGATGCGCTGAAGGCTTATCGCCGGCCTAGCTTGCAAGTGCGCTTCGCCGCGAACGTGGACGGCGCCGATGTGGCCGATGCGATCGAAGGGCTCGATCCGAGGCGGACGTTGCTGATCGTTGTGTCGAAGACGTTCACGACACAGGAGACGCTCGCCAACGCCGAATTCGTGCGCGCTTGGGGGCCAGCGCGGATCGCGGGGTGTACAGCGGCGCCGAAAAAGGCCGTCGAATGGGGCGTCGCCGAGAGCGACGTGTTTCCGTTCTGGGATTGGGTTGGCGGACGTTACTCTTTGTGGTCGTCGGTTTCGCTCGTGTGTGAGCTGGCGTTGGGGCATGGAGCGTTTCATGGGCTGCTGCGCGGCGCGGCCGGCATGGACGCGCATTTCCGGCACACGCCGTTCGCGCAGAATGTTCCAGGTTTGAGCGCGGCTTTGCAGATGTGGAACCGTGAGGCGCTGGGCCACGATTCTTACGCGATGATCCCCTATCTTGAGCGCTTGCGGCTATTGCCGGCGTATCTGCAGCAGCTCGAAATGGAATCGAACGGCAAACGGGTTTCGCGCGACGGCGCAGCGCTTGCGCGTTCGGCGTGCGGCGTCACGTGGGGCGCGGCGGGGACGAACGCGCAGCATTCGTTTTTCCAATTGCTGCACCAAGGCGTGCAGGAAATTCCGGTCGAGTTCATCGTCAACGCCGGCTCCCACGAAGGCCCGCATAGCCATCGCGCCAAGATGTTCGCGAACGCGTTGGCGCAAACCCGCGCCTTGATGGTGGGCAAATCCGCCGACGCGGCGCGCGCTGAAATGCGCGCCAAAGGCATGAGCGATGCCGAAGCCGATCGGCTCGCCCCGCATCGCGCGTTTCCAGGCAATCGCGCGTCGACTCTGATGGCGATCGATGCGCTGACGCCGGAGGCGCTGGGCGCGCTGTTGGCGTTCTATGAGCACCGTACGTTTGCGCAGGCGGTGCTGGCGGGCATCAATCCGTTTGACCAGTGGGGCGTCGAGCTCGGCAAGGAAATGGCGAACGCGCTGCTCCCTGCTCTCGAAGGCGGCGCCGCGCCGGAGGTGGACGCGAGCACGGCGGCTTGGCTGAAGCGGCTCGGCTAA
- a CDS encoding UDP-glucose 4-epimerase, which translates to MSASLYQQQLMATILVTGGVGYVGSHCAMALAAAGHRVVAYDNLSNGHRQFAKWGPLIEADIRDKAALAAAFAEHKPDAVVHCAALIEVGESVKDPARFWDVNVNGALNLLGAMRDAGCNAFVFSSTCATYGAPIRLPLDETHPQNPVSPYGWTKLAIEAASRDYAAAYGIKFAHLRYFNAAGAAVSESIGERHTPESHAIPLALFTLLGRRDGFKIFGSDYDTRDGTCLRDYVHTRDLADAHVRAVERLIGGGQSVAANLGTGDGVTVRELLDAIARVTGKAVPATPAQRRDGDSPALLADNALARRELGWTPKHDIDAIIADAWKWHAEVEPKVFG; encoded by the coding sequence ATGTCCGCATCGCTTTATCAGCAGCAATTGATGGCGACAATTCTTGTAACGGGCGGGGTGGGCTATGTGGGGTCGCATTGCGCGATGGCGCTGGCCGCGGCCGGGCATCGCGTGGTTGCATACGACAACCTATCCAACGGCCATCGCCAGTTCGCGAAATGGGGCCCGCTGATCGAGGCCGACATTCGCGACAAGGCCGCGCTCGCGGCGGCGTTCGCGGAACACAAGCCGGACGCGGTGGTGCATTGCGCGGCTCTGATCGAGGTGGGGGAGTCTGTCAAAGATCCGGCGCGCTTCTGGGACGTGAACGTCAACGGCGCGCTCAATCTGCTCGGCGCCATGCGCGATGCGGGCTGCAACGCCTTCGTGTTCTCCTCCACCTGCGCCACCTACGGTGCGCCGATCCGGCTGCCGCTGGATGAAACGCATCCGCAAAATCCGGTGAGCCCGTATGGCTGGACCAAGCTCGCGATCGAGGCAGCAAGCCGCGATTACGCAGCCGCCTACGGCATCAAATTCGCGCATCTGCGCTATTTCAATGCCGCCGGCGCGGCGGTGAGCGAAAGCATCGGCGAACGCCACACGCCGGAAAGCCACGCCATTCCGCTAGCGTTGTTTACGCTGCTCGGCCGGCGCGACGGCTTCAAGATTTTCGGCTCGGACTACGATACGCGAGACGGCACCTGCCTGCGCGATTACGTCCACACCCGCGATCTGGCGGATGCGCACGTGCGCGCGGTGGAGCGGCTGATCGGCGGCGGCCAGAGCGTGGCCGCCAATCTCGGCACCGGCGACGGCGTCACGGTGCGCGAATTGCTCGACGCCATCGCCCGCGTCACCGGAAAAGCCGTGCCCGCGACGCCGGCGCAGCGTCGCGATGGAGATTCGCCAGCGCTGCTGGCAGACAACGCGCTCGCGCGCCGCGAACTCGGCTGGACGCCGAAACACGACATCGACGCGATCATCGCTGACGCGTGGAAATGGCACGCGGAAGTGGAGCCGAAGGTGTTTGGTTAG
- a CDS encoding 3-oxoacyl-[acyl-carrier-protein] synthase, KASIII, giving the protein MTYAAITGWGAAMPPSVLTNADLSTFIDTNDEWITSRTGMKERRISHVSGIDMAIIASQRALACAGLEGKDIDLIVYGSCSNDEQVPNASSGVQAAIGAKAAASMDVNTACTSFLYSLSTATAMIRTGVVKNALVIGVEIISPFMDWENRNVSVLFGDGCAAVVVQATDKQEGVLGEQLGCLADVRHTLRVRGMGTAYCNQDVTAGVTAWDFDGQEIFRHAVQGMVQASAAVMKKCGVTPDDIDLVVPHQANLRIIDAVVSRSGIPAEKVMLTVQRYGNMSAATVPVALTEALDEGRVKPGALVLMPAFGAGLTFCAHLVRWGDRVTPLGKSDADFPPTKQTALDMINAIRAKKTASLERSAAGLHAARLVATGTKSG; this is encoded by the coding sequence ATGACCTATGCCGCCATTACGGGCTGGGGCGCGGCGATGCCGCCGTCAGTCCTCACCAACGCTGACCTTTCGACCTTCATCGACACCAATGACGAGTGGATCACCTCGCGCACCGGCATGAAGGAGCGCAGGATCAGCCATGTCAGCGGCATCGACATGGCGATCATCGCCTCCCAGCGCGCGCTGGCGTGCGCCGGGCTTGAAGGCAAGGACATCGACCTCATCGTCTATGGCTCCTGCAGCAATGACGAGCAGGTGCCGAACGCTTCCTCCGGCGTGCAAGCCGCGATCGGCGCCAAAGCTGCCGCGTCGATGGACGTGAACACCGCTTGCACCAGCTTTCTCTATTCGCTCTCCACCGCCACGGCGATGATCCGCACCGGCGTTGTGAAAAACGCGCTGGTCATCGGTGTCGAGATCATTTCGCCGTTCATGGATTGGGAAAACCGCAACGTCTCGGTGCTGTTCGGAGATGGGTGCGCCGCTGTCGTCGTGCAAGCGACGGACAAGCAAGAAGGCGTGCTCGGCGAACAGCTCGGCTGCCTCGCCGACGTGCGCCACACTTTGCGCGTGCGCGGCATGGGAACGGCCTATTGCAATCAGGACGTCACCGCCGGCGTGACCGCCTGGGATTTCGATGGCCAGGAAATTTTCCGGCACGCCGTACAAGGCATGGTGCAAGCGAGCGCCGCGGTGATGAAGAAATGTGGCGTGACACCGGACGACATCGACCTCGTCGTGCCACACCAAGCCAATTTGCGCATCATCGACGCGGTCGTTTCACGTTCCGGCATTCCGGCCGAGAAAGTGATGCTCACCGTGCAGCGTTACGGCAATATGAGCGCGGCCACCGTGCCGGTTGCGCTCACTGAAGCTTTGGACGAAGGCCGCGTGAAGCCCGGCGCGCTGGTCCTGATGCCCGCCTTCGGCGCCGGCCTCACCTTCTGCGCCCATTTGGTGCGCTGGGGCGACCGCGTCACGCCGCTCGGCAAGAGCGATGCGGATTTCCCGCCGACGAAGCAAACCGCGCTGGACATGATCAACGCGATCCGAGCGAAGAAGACCGCGTCGCTCGAACGTTCCGCGGCAGGGCTGCACGCGGCGCGGCTGGTGGCGACGGGAACGAAGAGTGGCTGA
- a CDS encoding UDP-glucose dehydrogenase, whose translation MRVTMIGTGYVGLVSGACFADFGHTVTCVDKDAGKIARLQKGEIPIFEPGLDELVKDNVEQGRLFFTTDPTQAIREADAVFIAVGTPSRRGDGHADLSYVYAAAEEIAGLMNGYTVVVTKSTVPVGTGDEVEAIIKKVRPDADFAVVSNPEFLREGAAINDFKRPDRVVVGTDDERARERMRDLYRPLFLNETPLIFTSRRTSELTKYAANAFLAMKITFINEIAELCEEVGANVQEVARGIGLDNRIGKKFLNAGPGYGGSCFPKDTLALMKTARDAGAPIELIETTVRVNSARKQKMAQKIIDALDGNVKGKTIAVLGLTFKPNTDDMRDAPALDIVPTLQAEGAKIRAFDPEGMTEAKHMLKDVSFATGPYDCVQGADAVVMITEWDQFRALDLGRIKDSLKTPIVVDLRNIYRPDEMKAKGFTYVSVGRP comes from the coding sequence ATGCGCGTTACCATGATTGGCACGGGCTACGTTGGCCTCGTTTCCGGCGCGTGCTTCGCGGATTTTGGTCACACCGTCACCTGCGTCGATAAGGACGCTGGCAAAATCGCGCGCCTGCAGAAGGGCGAGATCCCGATCTTCGAGCCGGGCCTCGATGAATTGGTGAAGGACAATGTCGAGCAAGGCCGGCTCTTCTTCACCACGGACCCCACGCAAGCGATCCGCGAAGCCGACGCCGTGTTCATCGCCGTCGGCACGCCGTCGCGCCGAGGCGACGGCCACGCTGACCTCTCTTACGTCTATGCCGCCGCCGAAGAGATCGCCGGCCTGATGAACGGCTACACCGTCGTCGTCACTAAATCGACGGTGCCGGTCGGCACCGGCGATGAGGTCGAAGCGATCATCAAGAAGGTGCGCCCGGACGCTGATTTCGCCGTTGTATCGAACCCGGAATTCCTGCGCGAAGGCGCGGCGATCAACGATTTCAAGCGCCCCGACCGTGTCGTTGTCGGCACCGATGACGAACGCGCCCGCGAGCGCATGCGCGATCTTTATCGTCCGCTGTTCCTCAACGAAACGCCGCTCATCTTCACGTCGCGCCGTACCTCGGAGCTGACGAAGTACGCAGCCAACGCGTTCCTGGCGATGAAGATCACATTCATCAACGAGATCGCCGAACTTTGCGAGGAAGTGGGCGCCAACGTGCAGGAAGTCGCGCGCGGCATCGGCCTCGACAACCGGATCGGCAAGAAGTTCCTCAATGCAGGCCCCGGTTATGGCGGCTCGTGTTTCCCGAAGGACACTTTGGCGCTGATGAAAACCGCTCGCGACGCCGGTGCGCCGATCGAGCTGATCGAAACCACCGTGCGGGTGAATTCCGCGCGCAAGCAGAAGATGGCGCAGAAGATCATCGATGCGCTTGACGGGAACGTGAAGGGCAAGACGATCGCCGTACTCGGCCTCACTTTCAAGCCGAACACGGACGACATGCGCGACGCCCCCGCCCTCGACATCGTGCCGACCTTGCAGGCCGAAGGCGCCAAGATCCGTGCGTTCGATCCCGAAGGCATGACCGAAGCCAAGCACATGCTGAAAGACGTGAGCTTCGCCACCGGCCCTTATGATTGCGTTCAAGGCGCGGACGCCGTGGTGATGATCACCGAATGGGATCAGTTCCGCGCGCTTGACCTTGGGCGCATCAAGGATTCACTCAAGACCCCCATCGTCGTGGACCTACGCAACATATACCGGCCCGACGAAATGAAGGCCAAGGGCTTCACCTACGTGAGCGTCGGGCGGCCGTAG
- a CDS encoding phosphoglucosamine mutase: MLPAPRASLAANSLDFESFPLVKPTGFREYDARWWFGVPGNPKAPELNQLGVQALGLGLGTLVREMGVAPRIVVGHDFRFYSQSIKQALTLGLIQAGMEVHDIGLALSPVAYFAQFALDIPCVAMVTASHNENGWTGVKMGANKPLTFGPEEMGKLRDIVLGGKFKPAPGGSYIRVDDMRARYLADVSGRVKLNRKIKVVAACGNGTAGAFAPEALRAMGAEVIDLHNDLDWTFPHYNANPEDAEMLHDMAHAVKQHGADLALGFDGDGDRCGVVDDEGEEIFADKIGLILARDLSAQHANATFVVDVKSTGLYAVDPVLKANGAKVDYWKTGHSYIKRRTTELSALAGFEKSGHFFFREPYGYGYDDGIVAAAAVLSMLDRNPGKKLSDLKKALPVSYTSLTMSPHCDDEKKYGIVDQIVADYKKLAGENGKILGRAIRDVNTVNGARVTLEDGSWVLVRASSNKPELVVVVESMKSDDDMRALFREEAKPRLACFAEVGAYNQEI; encoded by the coding sequence ATGCTGCCTGCGCCGCGCGCAAGCCTCGCCGCCAATTCGCTGGACTTTGAATCCTTTCCGCTGGTGAAGCCGACTGGGTTCCGTGAATACGACGCGCGCTGGTGGTTCGGCGTGCCGGGCAATCCGAAAGCGCCGGAGCTCAACCAACTTGGCGTGCAAGCCTTGGGCTTGGGTCTTGGCACTTTGGTGCGCGAAATGGGCGTCGCCCCGCGCATCGTCGTCGGCCACGATTTCCGCTTCTATTCGCAATCGATCAAGCAAGCGCTGACGCTGGGCCTCATACAAGCCGGCATGGAGGTGCACGACATCGGCTTGGCGCTTTCGCCGGTCGCGTACTTCGCGCAATTCGCGCTCGACATTCCGTGCGTGGCGATGGTGACGGCCAGCCACAACGAGAACGGTTGGACCGGCGTGAAGATGGGCGCAAACAAGCCGCTCACCTTTGGCCCGGAAGAAATGGGCAAGCTCCGCGACATCGTTCTCGGCGGCAAGTTCAAGCCGGCGCCCGGCGGCAGCTACATCCGCGTTGACGACATGCGCGCGCGTTATCTCGCTGACGTTTCCGGGCGCGTGAAGCTCAATCGCAAGATCAAAGTCGTCGCCGCCTGCGGCAACGGCACCGCCGGCGCGTTCGCACCAGAAGCGCTGCGCGCCATGGGCGCTGAGGTGATCGACCTCCACAACGATCTCGATTGGACGTTCCCGCACTACAACGCCAATCCCGAAGACGCCGAAATGCTGCACGACATGGCCCACGCCGTGAAGCAGCACGGCGCCGATCTCGCGCTCGGCTTCGATGGCGACGGCGATCGCTGCGGCGTGGTCGATGACGAGGGTGAGGAAATCTTCGCCGACAAGATCGGCCTCATCCTGGCGCGCGATCTCTCCGCGCAGCACGCCAACGCGACGTTCGTGGTCGATGTGAAATCAACTGGGCTTTACGCGGTGGATCCGGTGTTGAAAGCGAATGGCGCGAAGGTTGATTATTGGAAAACCGGCCATTCCTACATCAAGCGCCGCACAACCGAGCTTTCCGCGCTCGCCGGCTTCGAAAAATCTGGCCACTTCTTCTTCCGTGAGCCGTACGGATACGGCTATGACGACGGCATCGTCGCCGCTGCCGCCGTGCTGTCGATGCTGGACCGCAATCCGGGCAAAAAACTTTCCGATCTCAAGAAGGCGCTGCCGGTTTCCTACACCTCGCTGACGATGAGCCCGCATTGCGACGACGAGAAAAAATACGGCATCGTTGATCAAATCGTCGCCGACTACAAAAAGCTCGCCGGCGAAAACGGCAAAATCCTTGGCCGCGCTATTCGCGACGTGAACACCGTCAACGGGGCCCGCGTGACGCTCGAAGACGGTTCATGGGTGCTGGTGCGCGCCTCGTCCAACAAACCCGAATTGGTGGTGGTGGTGGAAAGCATGAAGAGCGACGACGATATGCGCGCCCTCTTCCGTGAAGAAGCCAAGCCCCGCCTCGCCTGCTTCGCTGAAGTTGGCGCGTACAATCAGGAGATCTAA
- a CDS encoding DNA-binding response regulator, whose product MLRMVRTVLLYGVALALATLALQWLDYQFWARAHASELYILLIALAFLGLGVWVGARLFRPALATPFIPNVAAQTSLGITEREYEVLRLLAAGGSNKEIAARLAVSPNTVKTHIARLFEKLEASRRTEAILRARELGLIP is encoded by the coding sequence ATGTTGCGGATGGTTCGAACGGTGCTTCTTTATGGCGTGGCGCTGGCGCTGGCGACGTTGGCGCTGCAATGGCTCGACTATCAATTTTGGGCGCGCGCGCATGCGTCTGAACTCTACATCCTCCTGATCGCGTTGGCGTTCCTTGGCCTTGGCGTTTGGGTAGGCGCCCGGCTGTTCAGGCCGGCGTTGGCGACGCCGTTCATCCCAAACGTCGCCGCCCAGACGTCGCTGGGGATCACCGAGCGGGAGTATGAAGTTTTGCGGTTGTTGGCCGCTGGCGGATCCAACAAGGAAATCGCCGCCCGACTCGCGGTTTCGCCGAACACGGTGAAAACTCACATTGCACGGCTGTTCGAAAAGCTTGAGGCATCGCGGCGTACCGAGGCGATCCTTCGAGCCCGTGAATTGGGGCTGATCCCGTAG
- a CDS encoding hypothetical protein (FIG00483881), with amino-acid sequence MLRIILTNGTIAGLIVASMFFITWVVYGADQMVANGQFVGYLTMIVALSLIFVGVKRWRDRALGGVIKFMPAFLIGLGISAVAGVIYVIGWEITLAATNYSFMGAYVEAVIEAERAKGVSEAELEAFIDAMRGFEAQYSNPLIRVPITFIEIFPVGVIISLISAALLRNPRFLPLRPSPAA; translated from the coding sequence ATGCTCCGCATCATCCTCACCAACGGAACCATCGCCGGCCTGATCGTGGCGTCGATGTTCTTCATCACCTGGGTCGTCTACGGGGCGGACCAGATGGTCGCCAACGGCCAGTTCGTTGGCTACCTCACCATGATCGTCGCGCTCAGCCTGATCTTTGTCGGCGTTAAACGCTGGCGGGACAGAGCCCTCGGTGGGGTGATCAAGTTTATGCCCGCGTTCCTGATAGGCCTGGGCATCAGCGCGGTGGCGGGCGTCATCTACGTGATTGGCTGGGAGATCACGCTGGCGGCCACCAATTACAGCTTCATGGGCGCATACGTGGAGGCGGTGATCGAGGCCGAGCGCGCCAAGGGCGTGAGCGAGGCCGAGCTTGAAGCGTTCATCGACGCGATGCGCGGCTTCGAGGCGCAATATTCGAACCCGCTGATCCGGGTTCCGATCACCTTCATCGAGATATTTCCGGTCGGTGTGATCATTTCGCTGATCTCAGCCGCGCTCTTGCGCAATCCGCGTTTTCTGCCGCTGAGGCCTTCGCCTGCGGCATAG
- a CDS encoding phosphoglycerate mutase: MPYLALLRHGQSQWNLDNRFTGWVDVDLTAEGEAQARSGGKLLAASGVPFDKLYTSVQTRAVRTGNLALENAGLAWLPVERDWRLNERHYGALTGLNKAETAAKHGEEQVKVWRRSYDTPPPPLAPGGEFDFSKDRRYAGVKDLPATESLKLTLERVLPYWNDAIAPDLRAGKNLIIAAHGNSLRAIVKHLFAVPDDQIVGVEIPTGNPLLIELDAALRPVEARYLDAARAEKLPQVSA; encoded by the coding sequence ATGCCTTATCTCGCTCTGCTTCGTCACGGCCAAAGCCAGTGGAACCTCGATAACCGCTTCACCGGCTGGGTGGATGTCGATTTGACTGCCGAAGGCGAAGCCCAAGCGCGCTCGGGCGGCAAATTGTTAGCCGCGAGCGGCGTGCCGTTCGACAAGCTCTACACGTCGGTGCAAACGCGGGCGGTCCGAACCGGCAATTTGGCGTTGGAGAATGCCGGCCTCGCGTGGCTGCCGGTGGAGCGCGACTGGCGGCTCAACGAGCGCCATTACGGCGCGCTGACAGGACTGAACAAAGCCGAGACGGCGGCCAAGCATGGCGAAGAGCAAGTCAAGGTGTGGCGGCGTTCCTACGACACGCCGCCGCCGCCCCTGGCGCCAGGCGGTGAATTCGATTTCAGCAAGGATCGACGCTACGCGGGCGTGAAGGATTTGCCGGCGACGGAATCTTTGAAACTCACCCTCGAACGGGTGCTGCCGTACTGGAACGATGCGATCGCGCCAGATCTGCGCGCGGGAAAAAACCTGATCATCGCCGCGCACGGCAATTCGTTGCGGGCGATCGTCAAGCATCTGTTCGCCGTCCCGGATGACCAGATCGTCGGCGTCGAAATTCCTACCGGCAATCCGCTGCTGATCGAATTGGACGCAGCGCTTCGACCGGTCGAAGCGCGCTATCTCGACGCGGCGCGCGCCGAAAAACTTCCACAGGTTTCTGCGTGA
- a CDS encoding diaminohydroxyphosphoribosylaminopyrimidine deaminase, protein MQRALDLAGRMVGQTQPNPAVGCVIVKNGAVIAEAATAAGGRPHAEEQALALAGAAARGATAYVTLEPCAQRSSGAASCADLLLQAGVTRVVIAAADPHPLAASIGPARLRAAGIAVEEGLLSGEARAQNADFFASVPKA, encoded by the coding sequence ATGCAGCGCGCGCTGGATTTAGCGGGGCGCATGGTGGGTCAGACGCAGCCAAATCCCGCCGTCGGCTGTGTGATCGTGAAGAATGGCGCTGTCATCGCGGAGGCGGCGACGGCCGCCGGCGGGCGGCCGCACGCGGAGGAGCAAGCGCTCGCGCTGGCGGGCGCGGCGGCGCGCGGCGCGACAGCTTACGTGACGCTCGAACCGTGCGCGCAGCGCTCCAGCGGCGCTGCGTCTTGCGCCGACCTGCTGTTGCAAGCGGGCGTCACGCGCGTTGTGATCGCCGCCGCCGATCCGCACCCGCTTGCCGCCAGCATTGGCCCTGCGCGTCTGCGGGCCGCCGGAATAGCGGTGGAAGAGGGGCTGCTCAGCGGCGAAGCGCGCGCCCAAAACGCTGACTTCTTCGCATCCGTCCCCAAAGCCTAA